A single region of the Deltaproteobacteria bacterium genome encodes:
- a CDS encoding aminotransferase class I/II-fold pyridoxal phosphate-dependent enzyme produces the protein MEQVAALTDRIRALKTVAASMHEGTIHTQLIPEIDKILALPEELHGSSVGELEAVTRQVREYEQTFDRMGYTLLDQLMPATGESPVFQVVRAAETFKTRLRRKLGRSVRVGDGRLELDAAALEVLTRYSLSIGTPPVTQGMRELVARTLLGRPAGELAAHVETLDCEPVAVEQLLGLLGTLVESSLHYNTAAEETEFLREAAEFVNCEGARLFNRAIVTESPERVIELVQNHVFDKAGPQGASPVRLVDGVDKVDAGLMARMQIEPNAVFVARVTRIPHRIFVAREGETGWASVLGRLILIDDSTRARQSNTTIVYTLFPHVARTLRNVQVSFAGRPANTQLQLRRILERVPPRVLSEIRQALDQRLASLVEEGVRAATVEEIRAQEWRRNGLFDYLALAKLARMVRFLEEVATSSDRTRHERAEALRREVAEGWMRYFYKGLPPAEYRVTVLPGGGRGALTLVGEYHREAVRRHVEEFRAAHLESCRQRVKELKSGLQIPDSSTDEIQAAIKQSQVRALSPTQWKAGEEGVRLADHMARTMVYRAADAASKMARLTREGVDKAAFGNVTGGAAALLKRAMSEAGLGALHGRLEELVGDKVGRYDRRLRDVLTPVQELVRTAQRSIADLKGELDPVAVGEIEAVLNLVEQGHFYPTLILPEMAWTYQDVFPEKDYPTHCQILVPQNAHHELDPLVLVQRLEELRYLFRRFPEVFELYCRSMLLVVNSPHNPTAVVYRRETVLKLLQIAEEYGLTILDDNSYHKLIFSERKAREGDDCLAQVYEKYRSHFARPVRVITVSATTKGLEGAGDRTGLLHSNVPEAVEYAERRASGPHLMSLYLTQLKLESGLAAKRTTREVERIAAELVDPTATGTPQEKLRVLLEEALGRVEDETFSVVVFETLLGGYEELLRLEQRGATARHLSECLSGLVKGLKQLRLERRLRTDVEKRVEQCRLAFLRAAPDRQAIEPHGAFYYCVRLCDGGDVRGIRAFLQAASEYRKADVIHAGDGFVRLSLGGSLAGDRASYDRLGQAIETYVTILRRYWDEFDRAGRDPAALPRIFAGEGGDELERLVEDLLPLLAAHGIVPRPADAPAPKRAPTRMGFAVSPSEKGVVYCIEEGRSVADKVFVQTRGCETVDELLGSEVFRLLYRRLLKKVYRREARLADLSFDRVVNRYGPLACQAAYHDRHLIDDVFRQLMRALYDEWHGASTIKVLAVRLEARRYEEKVAALQGISDNVNRLVNELMHAFELPEARTAAPSSFEIGYEELDGVKPHAGLPPYLKAIVSGCTFAGATTALNPMPSATTGATKRVSDYRYGFIRRDGSGDVAGRATPGLDFFRRRLDAFAELAELGHYVCKAVQVGPFRMLLVIHRSCFHLISDELRLFPQIEAVQLKENLKGLDWDGVLLFGLPAKIVGDSYKTGYILDRKAGGALLPTAWVAREDATDYVGFLKKSLLTLHNEQVKALGGLPVHGAMITITFKNGLRKTLVFSADSGAGKSETITALMEQMISGKALAAEVRKVDILAGDMLSIWRGEDRQLYAFGTETGDFMRLTDITEGWKARYGDLLKKGSYSNLDHPKNPRVTIPGICDRKKLLRPTRVNGFFYINNYEGTRGNAVEVSEDAHHVLKHVLVRGLRKNKGTAGDQPTLRAGLELAEETALVTRYRHAVDDLLAWEVMPVGGKERTCLVFRDGAGDVYLAREIVSAAFKGKRFRQGGQERQIYGVEYDLMQNLFWLLCEGRQRVVLDREVYDQIYEPLVSTFCGNPFVDPEGMDRTLGLFADAMRGAKVHTGVIKTQLAREGYEFSGPAKAALDIVEFLLEDEEVNARFQRNKDAVHQAMRKPYGGLVEAGANLPVDLEGYNLLLLEEHESTHVAFLDAEGRPFTLATPYYRYDPASGVARGSFRPGIALPDQLAAIRDICANRDYAVDLGELDVDLGVYDPIRFWNGIEELTYQVLLVNGVINLGSSELELARFPLEVRKARHVAERILQRRRPEETGSVVQLRAHT, from the coding sequence ATGGAACAGGTAGCCGCTCTCACCGATCGTATCCGGGCCCTCAAGACCGTCGCGGCCTCGATGCACGAGGGGACGATCCACACCCAGCTCATCCCCGAGATCGACAAGATCCTCGCGCTGCCCGAGGAGCTCCACGGCTCGAGCGTCGGCGAGCTCGAGGCGGTCACGCGACAGGTCCGCGAGTACGAGCAGACCTTCGACCGCATGGGCTACACGCTGCTCGATCAGCTGATGCCCGCGACGGGGGAGTCGCCGGTCTTCCAGGTCGTACGCGCGGCCGAGACCTTCAAGACGCGGCTGCGGCGCAAGCTCGGGCGCAGCGTGCGCGTCGGCGACGGTCGCCTCGAGCTCGACGCCGCGGCGCTCGAGGTGCTCACGCGCTACAGCCTCTCCATCGGCACGCCCCCGGTGACGCAGGGGATGCGGGAGCTGGTCGCGCGCACCCTGCTCGGCCGTCCGGCGGGCGAGCTGGCCGCGCACGTCGAGACGCTCGATTGCGAGCCGGTCGCCGTCGAGCAGCTCCTCGGACTGCTCGGCACGCTCGTGGAATCGAGCCTGCACTACAACACCGCGGCCGAGGAGACGGAGTTCCTGCGCGAGGCGGCGGAGTTCGTGAACTGCGAAGGGGCGCGCCTCTTCAACCGCGCGATCGTCACCGAGAGCCCCGAGCGCGTGATCGAGCTGGTGCAGAACCACGTCTTCGACAAGGCGGGCCCCCAGGGAGCCTCCCCGGTGCGGCTCGTCGACGGCGTGGACAAGGTAGACGCCGGGCTGATGGCGCGCATGCAGATCGAGCCCAACGCGGTCTTCGTGGCGCGGGTCACGCGCATTCCGCACCGCATCTTCGTTGCGCGCGAGGGGGAGACCGGCTGGGCCAGCGTCCTCGGGCGGCTGATCCTGATCGACGACTCGACGCGGGCCCGGCAGTCGAACACGACCATCGTCTACACGCTCTTTCCGCACGTGGCGCGGACGCTGCGCAACGTGCAGGTGAGCTTCGCCGGCCGCCCCGCGAACACCCAGCTGCAGCTCCGTCGCATCCTCGAGCGCGTCCCGCCCCGAGTGCTCTCGGAGATCCGGCAGGCGCTCGACCAGCGGCTGGCCTCGCTGGTCGAGGAGGGGGTGCGCGCCGCGACGGTCGAGGAGATCCGCGCGCAGGAGTGGCGCCGCAACGGGCTGTTCGACTACCTGGCGCTCGCCAAGCTCGCCCGCATGGTGCGGTTCCTCGAGGAGGTCGCCACCTCCTCGGATCGCACGCGCCACGAGCGCGCCGAGGCCCTGCGCCGCGAGGTGGCCGAAGGCTGGATGCGCTACTTCTACAAGGGGCTGCCCCCCGCGGAGTACCGCGTGACGGTGTTGCCGGGAGGCGGCCGCGGCGCGCTCACGCTCGTGGGCGAATACCACCGCGAGGCGGTGCGGCGCCACGTGGAGGAGTTCCGCGCGGCGCACCTCGAGAGCTGCCGTCAGCGCGTCAAGGAGCTGAAGAGCGGCCTGCAGATCCCCGACTCCAGCACCGACGAGATCCAGGCCGCGATCAAGCAGTCGCAGGTGCGCGCGCTCTCACCCACGCAGTGGAAGGCCGGCGAGGAGGGGGTGCGCCTGGCCGACCACATGGCGCGCACGATGGTCTACCGGGCGGCCGACGCGGCGAGCAAGATGGCGCGGCTCACGCGGGAGGGGGTGGACAAGGCGGCCTTTGGCAACGTGACCGGAGGGGCGGCGGCGCTCCTCAAGCGCGCGATGTCCGAGGCGGGGCTCGGCGCCTTGCACGGACGTCTCGAGGAGCTCGTCGGCGACAAGGTGGGGCGCTACGACCGGAGATTGCGCGACGTGCTGACGCCGGTGCAGGAGCTGGTGCGGACGGCGCAGCGCTCGATCGCGGACCTCAAGGGCGAGCTCGACCCCGTCGCGGTGGGCGAGATCGAGGCGGTGCTGAACCTCGTCGAGCAGGGGCACTTCTACCCGACGCTGATCCTCCCCGAGATGGCCTGGACCTACCAGGACGTCTTTCCGGAGAAGGACTACCCGACGCACTGCCAGATCCTCGTGCCGCAGAACGCGCACCACGAGCTCGACCCGCTCGTGCTCGTGCAGCGGCTCGAGGAGCTGCGCTACCTCTTCCGGCGCTTCCCCGAGGTCTTCGAGCTCTATTGTCGGAGCATGCTGCTCGTCGTGAATTCGCCGCACAACCCGACGGCGGTGGTCTACCGGCGCGAGACGGTGCTGAAGCTGCTGCAGATCGCGGAGGAGTACGGCCTCACGATTCTCGACGACAACTCGTACCACAAGCTGATCTTCAGCGAGCGCAAGGCCCGCGAGGGGGACGACTGCCTGGCGCAGGTCTACGAGAAGTACCGCAGCCACTTCGCGCGCCCGGTGCGGGTCATCACCGTCAGCGCCACGACGAAAGGGCTCGAGGGGGCCGGCGACCGGACGGGCCTTTTGCACTCCAACGTCCCGGAGGCGGTGGAGTACGCCGAGCGGCGCGCCTCGGGGCCGCACCTCATGTCGCTCTACCTGACGCAGCTCAAGCTCGAGTCGGGCCTGGCGGCGAAGCGCACCACCCGCGAGGTCGAACGCATCGCGGCGGAGCTGGTCGACCCGACGGCCACCGGGACGCCGCAAGAGAAGCTCCGCGTACTCCTCGAGGAGGCGCTCGGTCGCGTCGAGGACGAGACCTTCTCGGTGGTGGTCTTCGAGACCCTGCTCGGCGGCTACGAGGAGCTCTTGCGCCTCGAGCAGCGCGGCGCCACGGCCCGCCATCTCTCCGAGTGCCTGAGCGGCCTGGTGAAGGGCCTGAAACAGCTCCGCCTCGAGCGGCGCCTACGCACCGACGTGGAGAAGCGCGTCGAGCAGTGCCGCCTGGCGTTTCTACGCGCCGCACCCGACCGGCAGGCCATCGAGCCCCACGGCGCGTTCTATTATTGCGTGCGCCTCTGCGACGGGGGCGACGTGCGCGGGATCCGCGCCTTCCTGCAGGCGGCGAGCGAGTACCGCAAGGCCGACGTGATCCACGCCGGGGACGGCTTCGTGCGCCTCTCGCTGGGAGGGAGCCTGGCCGGGGACCGCGCGAGCTACGACCGCCTCGGGCAGGCCATCGAGACCTACGTCACCATCCTGCGGCGCTACTGGGACGAGTTCGACCGCGCGGGGCGTGACCCGGCTGCGCTGCCCCGGATCTTCGCCGGGGAGGGGGGCGACGAGCTCGAGCGGCTGGTCGAGGACCTGCTCCCCTTGCTCGCGGCGCACGGAATCGTGCCGCGGCCGGCCGACGCGCCGGCCCCGAAGCGCGCGCCGACGCGGATGGGCTTCGCCGTGAGCCCGAGCGAGAAGGGGGTCGTCTACTGCATCGAGGAGGGGCGCTCCGTCGCGGACAAGGTCTTCGTGCAGACCCGCGGCTGCGAGACGGTGGACGAGCTCCTCGGCAGCGAGGTCTTCCGCCTGCTCTACCGCCGGCTGCTGAAGAAGGTCTACCGCCGGGAGGCGCGCCTCGCGGACCTCTCCTTCGACCGCGTGGTGAACCGCTACGGGCCGCTGGCCTGTCAGGCCGCCTATCACGACCGGCACCTCATCGACGACGTCTTCCGCCAGCTGATGCGCGCGCTCTACGACGAGTGGCACGGCGCGAGCACGATCAAGGTGCTCGCGGTGCGGCTCGAGGCACGGCGCTACGAGGAGAAGGTCGCCGCGCTGCAGGGGATCAGCGACAACGTGAACCGGCTCGTCAACGAGCTGATGCACGCCTTCGAGCTGCCCGAGGCGCGCACCGCCGCGCCCTCGAGCTTCGAGATCGGCTACGAGGAGCTCGACGGGGTGAAGCCGCACGCGGGGCTACCGCCGTACCTGAAGGCGATCGTCTCCGGCTGCACCTTCGCGGGGGCGACGACGGCGCTGAACCCGATGCCGTCGGCCACCACGGGGGCCACGAAGCGCGTCTCCGACTATCGCTACGGCTTCATCCGCCGCGACGGGAGCGGGGACGTCGCGGGACGCGCCACGCCGGGCCTCGACTTCTTCCGGCGACGCCTCGACGCCTTCGCGGAGCTCGCCGAGCTCGGGCACTACGTCTGCAAGGCGGTGCAGGTGGGGCCCTTCCGCATGCTGCTCGTGATCCACAGGTCGTGCTTTCACCTGATCAGCGACGAGCTCCGGCTCTTCCCGCAGATCGAGGCCGTGCAGCTGAAGGAGAACCTGAAGGGGCTCGACTGGGACGGCGTGCTCCTCTTCGGCCTGCCGGCCAAGATCGTCGGGGACAGCTACAAGACGGGCTATATCCTCGACCGCAAGGCCGGGGGCGCGCTCCTGCCGACCGCCTGGGTGGCGCGCGAGGACGCGACGGACTACGTCGGCTTTCTGAAGAAGTCGCTGCTCACGCTGCACAACGAGCAGGTCAAGGCGCTCGGCGGTCTGCCCGTGCATGGGGCGATGATCACCATCACCTTCAAGAACGGGCTGCGCAAGACGCTCGTTTTCTCGGCCGACAGCGGGGCGGGCAAGTCGGAGACGATCACCGCGCTGATGGAGCAGATGATCAGCGGCAAGGCCCTGGCGGCCGAGGTGCGCAAGGTGGACATCCTCGCCGGCGACATGCTCTCGATCTGGCGCGGCGAGGACCGTCAGCTCTACGCCTTCGGCACCGAGACGGGCGACTTCATGCGCCTGACCGACATCACCGAGGGGTGGAAGGCGCGCTACGGGGACCTGCTGAAGAAGGGGAGCTACTCGAACCTCGACCACCCGAAGAACCCGCGCGTGACCATCCCGGGGATCTGTGACCGCAAGAAGCTCTTGCGGCCGACGCGGGTGAACGGCTTCTTCTACATCAACAACTACGAGGGCACGCGCGGCAACGCGGTGGAGGTGAGCGAGGACGCGCACCACGTGCTCAAGCACGTGCTCGTGCGCGGCCTGCGCAAGAACAAGGGGACGGCGGGGGACCAGCCGACGCTGCGGGCCGGGCTCGAGCTGGCGGAGGAGACGGCGCTCGTCACGCGCTACCGGCACGCGGTCGACGACCTCCTCGCCTGGGAGGTGATGCCGGTCGGCGGGAAGGAGCGCACCTGCCTCGTCTTTCGCGACGGAGCGGGGGACGTCTACCTGGCGCGCGAGATCGTGAGCGCGGCGTTCAAGGGGAAGCGCTTCCGGCAGGGGGGCCAGGAGCGGCAGATCTACGGCGTGGAGTACGACCTGATGCAGAACCTCTTCTGGCTGCTCTGCGAGGGGCGTCAGCGGGTGGTGCTGGACCGGGAGGTCTACGACCAGATCTACGAGCCGCTGGTGAGCACCTTCTGCGGCAACCCTTTCGTGGACCCCGAGGGGATGGACCGGACGCTCGGTCTCTTCGCCGACGCCATGCGGGGCGCGAAGGTTCACACCGGCGTGATCAAGACCCAGCTCGCGCGCGAAGGGTACGAGTTCTCGGGGCCGGCCAAGGCGGCACTCGACATCGTCGAGTTTCTCCTCGAGGACGAGGAGGTGAACGCGCGCTTCCAACGCAACAAGGACGCCGTGCACCAGGCGATGCGCAAGCCCTACGGCGGCCTCGTGGAGGCCGGGGCGAACCTTCCCGTGGACCTCGAGGGCTACAATCTGCTGCTCCTCGAGGAGCACGAAAGCACGCACGTCGCCTTCCTCGACGCGGAGGGGCGGCCGTTCACGCTGGCCACGCCGTATTACAGGTACGATCCGGCGAGCGGGGTCGCGCGCGGCAGCTTCCGCCCGGGGATCGCGCTCCCCGACCAGCTCGCGGCCATCCGCGACATCTGCGCCAATCGCGATTACGCCGTCGACCTCGGCGAGCTGGACGTGGACCTGGGCGTCTACGATCCGATCCGCTTCTGGAACGGCATCGAGGAGCTGACCTACCAGGTGCTGCTCGTGAACGGCGTGATCAACCTCGGCTCCTCCGAGCTCGAGCTGGCGCGCTTCCCCCTCGAGGTGCGCAAGGCGCGCCACGTGGCCGAGCGCATCCTGCAGCGCCGGCGCCCCGAGGAGACCGGCTCCGTGGTGCAGCTCCGCGCGCACACGTAG
- a CDS encoding VWA domain-containing protein, whose amino-acid sequence MRTLREVRVLLAACCTLAACHNRIPVPADEAGPPTADAGVDGPIVVPDGPPPDARRACRKETTPLQSVTDPRGNFTLAVPERVQVRIIGIDGAPRPTAAATLDDGEVAAFVATRSAEGSDPVESLAEFQQRVGAMLEDHGLGTVVLRASGARGTSAEGNPDVKEAVWDIASPKAVAPAYLRNWLIAVATNRGYGELVNLPSPGGRLTTSLVLKVTLVARTDQIVVNAAVTDRASYDAPTSPVAVIAEDLANGTAVAAAGRSTSMTCDVGPITGRAVADIIWVVDESNSMSDNRQDIVNNANKFFAKAIAAGLDFRMGVVGVKDPGKAGVTLGKFCSSISTDPADDGGEDRFLGPNEQATFSSCVKNPPYHELGAEFGLTHGYHAVLRHLPRAANHPAKIRPEAKLALIFVTDEAPHELKQGTSYGGKEGFLSYADYRSTGCHLDEKKQQTLEEFITPWTELFSGAESPEARATVHLIGGVCSNTCRAEMAYGYQELARRFGGQVGDVCQADLSPTLQVIVDSIVASASPRVLGQRPISSTLTVEVNGLRLPRSHQKGFAYNATSNALSFINVGVNKGNQVVASYRRFEL is encoded by the coding sequence ATGCGAACGCTCCGCGAGGTGCGAGTGCTCTTGGCCGCCTGCTGTACGCTGGCTGCTTGCCACAACCGTATCCCCGTTCCCGCCGACGAGGCGGGGCCCCCGACCGCCGACGCCGGGGTGGACGGACCGATCGTCGTCCCCGACGGGCCGCCACCGGACGCGCGACGCGCCTGCCGCAAGGAGACGACGCCGCTCCAGTCGGTGACCGATCCGCGCGGGAACTTCACCCTGGCCGTGCCGGAGCGGGTGCAGGTCCGCATCATCGGCATCGACGGGGCGCCGCGCCCCACGGCCGCGGCCACGCTCGACGACGGCGAGGTCGCCGCCTTCGTCGCCACGCGGTCGGCCGAAGGCTCGGACCCGGTGGAGTCGCTCGCCGAGTTCCAGCAGCGGGTGGGGGCGATGCTCGAGGACCATGGGCTCGGCACCGTCGTACTGCGCGCCTCGGGTGCGCGCGGCACGAGCGCCGAGGGGAACCCGGACGTCAAGGAAGCGGTGTGGGACATCGCGAGTCCCAAGGCCGTCGCCCCCGCGTACCTCCGCAACTGGCTCATCGCCGTGGCGACAAACCGCGGCTACGGCGAGCTGGTCAACCTGCCAAGCCCCGGCGGCCGCCTCACGACGAGCCTGGTGCTCAAGGTGACGCTCGTCGCGCGCACCGATCAGATCGTGGTCAACGCGGCGGTGACGGATCGCGCGAGCTATGACGCGCCGACGAGCCCGGTGGCGGTGATCGCGGAGGACCTGGCGAACGGAACGGCCGTCGCCGCCGCCGGTCGCTCGACGAGCATGACCTGCGACGTGGGGCCGATCACGGGTCGAGCGGTGGCCGACATCATCTGGGTCGTGGACGAGTCCAACTCGATGAGCGACAACCGCCAGGACATCGTCAACAACGCGAACAAGTTCTTCGCCAAGGCGATCGCCGCCGGGCTCGACTTCCGCATGGGCGTCGTCGGCGTGAAGGACCCCGGCAAGGCGGGCGTCACCCTCGGGAAGTTCTGCTCGAGCATCTCGACGGACCCGGCGGACGACGGCGGGGAGGATCGCTTTCTCGGCCCGAACGAGCAGGCCACCTTCTCCTCGTGCGTGAAGAATCCGCCCTATCACGAGCTCGGGGCCGAGTTCGGCCTGACCCACGGCTACCACGCGGTGCTGCGGCATCTGCCGCGCGCCGCCAACCACCCGGCCAAGATCCGCCCCGAGGCCAAGCTCGCGCTGATCTTCGTCACCGACGAGGCGCCGCACGAGCTGAAGCAGGGGACCTCGTACGGGGGCAAGGAAGGCTTTCTCTCGTACGCGGACTACCGCAGCACGGGGTGCCACCTCGACGAGAAGAAGCAGCAGACCCTCGAGGAGTTCATCACCCCCTGGACCGAGCTCTTCTCGGGGGCGGAGAGCCCCGAGGCGCGCGCGACGGTGCACCTCATCGGGGGCGTTTGCAGCAACACCTGCCGCGCCGAGATGGCGTACGGCTACCAGGAGTTGGCGCGACGCTTCGGGGGTCAGGTGGGCGACGTCTGCCAGGCCGACCTGAGCCCCACGCTGCAGGTCATCGTGGACAGCATCGTGGCCTCGGCCTCGCCGCGGGTCCTCGGCCAGCGGCCCATCAGCTCCACGCTCACCGTCGAGGTGAACGGGCTGCGCCTGCCCCGCAGCCACCAGAAGGGCTTCGCCTACAACGCCACCTCGAACGCGCTCAGCTTCATCAACGTGGGCGTGAACAAGGGGAACCAGGTGGTGGCCTCCTACCGACGGTTCGAGCTATAG
- a CDS encoding matrixin family metalloprotease, which produces MNLRRAAVVVFGLVASLGTGFARAEPGPRSLKQVVYVALEGERLVRGGSDAHASSSPALLVPELAYPALDWEPLGGRARAQPELLVELARLFRPWQVELVTTRPAAGPYTMVVVGGRGEGVLGAAEGGIGASPLDCENTQPSDVSLVFADRVDSPARLALVIAHELGHTFGLEHVDDLQDIMYPTLSRTACCFGQAELKGTSSCGRTVQDARKILDQNLGLALSASDGTAESPAAGCAVVPVGRGAASCAALAFVALLTLLRRRRRPIRF; this is translated from the coding sequence GTGAACCTCCGGCGAGCGGCAGTGGTGGTCTTCGGGCTCGTGGCCAGTCTCGGGACCGGCTTCGCCCGCGCCGAGCCGGGCCCCCGGTCCCTCAAGCAGGTGGTCTACGTGGCCCTCGAGGGCGAGCGGCTCGTACGTGGCGGGAGCGATGCCCACGCGAGCTCCTCGCCGGCGCTGCTCGTTCCCGAGCTCGCCTACCCGGCGCTCGACTGGGAGCCACTCGGGGGCCGGGCGCGCGCGCAGCCCGAGCTGCTCGTCGAGCTGGCGCGTCTCTTTCGTCCCTGGCAGGTGGAGCTCGTGACAACCCGCCCTGCGGCCGGCCCCTACACAATGGTGGTCGTCGGGGGCCGCGGCGAGGGAGTGCTCGGTGCCGCCGAGGGGGGAATCGGCGCCTCCCCCCTCGACTGCGAGAATACGCAGCCGAGCGACGTGTCCCTCGTCTTTGCCGACCGCGTGGACAGCCCCGCGCGCCTGGCGCTGGTCATCGCGCACGAGCTAGGTCACACCTTCGGCCTCGAGCACGTGGACGACCTGCAGGACATCATGTACCCGACGCTGAGCCGCACCGCCTGCTGCTTCGGGCAGGCCGAGCTGAAGGGGACGTCGAGCTGCGGACGGACGGTGCAGGATGCGCGCAAGATCCTGGACCAGAACCTCGGGCTTGCGCTGTCGGCTTCAGACGGGACCGCCGAGTCGCCAGCGGCCGGGTGCGCCGTGGTTCCCGTGGGCAGGGGCGCCGCGTCGTGCGCTGCGCTGGCGTTCGTTGCGCTGCTCACGCTCCTCCGACGCCGACGCCGGCCGATCCGCTTCTAG